The Stomatobaculum sp. F0698 genomic sequence CAGTAACGAGCCCATTGCCAAAAAAGCGTATCGCAGAAGTTCATCAAAACCGATCGAGCTGCCTCCGGCTCTTTTTATAAGCCATGCGGCAGCGTAAGCGCTAAAGAAATAAGTGGCGAAACTGAAAATCTCTCCGAGGCAAGCAAAAATGACAGAAAGCCGCATTCTGCCCTTGTACTCCGGAGCAACACTCATGAGTGCTTTGGTTAAACCATCCATGCTGATTTTAGCTTGCTTTTCACTTTGCGCAACATCACTTTCGATCCGCTGCATAATTTCCTGCGGAACGTCAAGATTCAGACTCTCGATCTCTTTTATTAACGCTTCATCCTTCCCTAGCTTCGTACCGCCCGAAGTACGTTTAAGCATTTCATCATGATGTTTTTTCTTCTCCATATAATTTATCCTCATGTTTTAGTTTTAGCTAACTTACAATCAAAAAAATTATTTGATTTTGCCTTTATCATAACCATCAATAAACAGCTTTACTGTATTCAGAAAGAACTCTCTGTTCCTCACAAAGCTATCCCTTGCTCCATCCAGAATTTCACATCCTAGCACAATCGTGTTCATAAGAAATATCAAAAAGTCGTTGCGAAAATACTTGTATACATCCTCTCTTGCCTCTTTCACTCCGCTGTAGCTCGCTTTTAAGGATTCCTCAACCAAGATCGGGAACAAAGCTCTCAACTCTTCATTGTTTTTCATCGATTGTAGATATATGGCATATACGCTCATAAGCTCACTTTCACCGAGCATTTTATCGACAATCATCTGTGCCACTGCATTTCCGTCCAGTTCTCCCGAATAGGACGATAAAAATTCATTTATTTTCTCAATCCGATAAGCCATGCCCTCCCGCATTAGATCATGTAATATTTCTACCTTGTTTTTGTAATGGTAATATACACCTCCTCTTGAAAGGGATGTTTCGGTGATAATATCCTCCATTACCGTGTCGGCAAATCCTTTGCTCAAAAAGACCTTTCTAGCCGCATCTAAAATCTCTTTTTTCCTGATTTGACCGGCTTTCTGTTTTTTCTCTTCCAAAAATAGATTTCTCCTCGTAGTAAAAAAACCGACAACTTTGTCGGTTTTATTGTAACACCAAGTTTTGTTAGAATCAACTAATATCCACATGTTTACTCTATTATCCTGAAATCAAAAAAGAGAAAAGGGACGGCAGAGCCACTCTGCCGTCCTTTTGCTTTAGGCTACACGGACTTTGAATCCGCTGACGTATTTTTTATCGTTACACTGTCAGTGTGCCTTTCTGTCGTGGTGCTTGTCGGGCGGATTTGTATCCTCCGCCTGTGCTACCGTCTGCTGCGTGGCTTCCGCTGCTGCAGCCTGCTGTGAAGGCGCGGTTTCCGTCGGTGTAACCCTCGCTTCTCCTGCGCACACATTCGCGTGCTCCAGACCGGTCACGTTGAGGTTCCGGTTCACCTTTGCGTCATAGGTGCCCGCGCGCATAATCTCGCCGAGATCGATGCCGGTGGTCTCCTTCATCGACTCAAAGAGCTTGCCCATGACAACGGGAACATTCGAAGCAAGCTGCGACACGCCGTTCTCATTGCTGCCGCTGCCGCCGATGATCGTAATTTTATCGATCTGTGCGAGCGGCTTCGCAATCTCACTTGCAATGTCCGGAAGCACTTTGATGAGCATCTCCGCCATTGCGGCATTGTTGTACTTCTGGTAAGCCTCGGCCTTCTTTTCCATGGCCTCAGCTTCCGCAAGACCCACAGCTCTTCTCGCCTCTGCCTCCGCCTTACCGCGCAGGGCAATACCGCTTGCCTCCGCTTCGTACTTCGCGCGGATACCGCTTGCCTCCTGCTCCGCAGCGTACTTTGCAGCCTCTGCGACAGCCTTTCTCGCCTCTGCCTCGCGCTCCTGCTCGTACTTTCTCGCCTCCGCCTCTCTCTGGCGCTTTGCGAGTTCAGCGGCAGCCGCCTGCTCCACACGGTACTTCTCGGCATCGGCCTTCTTGTTGATTTCGGCGTCGAGGGCCTGCTGCATGACCGCGACTTCCTGCTTCTTCAGCTCGGAGTCGCGCTCTGCTTTTGCAATCGCGGCATTGACCGTGGCAATCTGGATATTCTTCTCTTGCGCCTGCTTCTGAATCTCGTAAGCTGCATCCGCCTCTGCCTTCTTCGTATCGGAAATGACCTTCAGTTCCGACTGACGAATCGCGAGTTCGTTGTTCTTCTGCGCAATCTCGGTGTCTGCCTGTACACGCGCATCGTTTGCGGCCTTGTTTGCCTCAGCCTGCGCAATCGCAACGTCTCGGTCCGCCTGCGCCTTCGCAATCGCGGCGTCCTTCTTAATCTTTGAAGTGTTGTCCGCACCGAGGTCGTTAATGAGGCCCTTCTCATCCGTCACATTTTGAATATTGCAGGAGAGAATCTCGATGCCGAGCTTCTCCATATCCGCAGCCGCCTTCATCATCACCTGATCCGAGAAGGAATCGCGGTTCGTGTTGATGTCCTTTAAGGTCAGCGTGCCGATGATCTCACGCATGTTACCCTGGAGGGAGTCCTGAAGGTCCATCGCAATCTGCTCGGGTTTCTTATTCAGAAAGTTGCGAGACGCCTTTTCAATGCCCTTGCTGTCCGGCGCAATTCGCACCTTAGCGACCGCATCGACATTGACATTGATGAAATCCGTCGTGGGCACCGACTGCTCGGTCTTGATATCGACCGTCATCTGGCCGAGGTAAAGGACATCGAGACGCTCGAGGAGCGGAATTTTAACACCTGCCCGTCCGATTAAAATCTTCGGCGTCTTACGGTACCCCGAGATGATGAATGCCTTGTCCGGCGGTGCCTTGACATAACCGGAAAGTATGATGCCCAGAAAGAAAACGGCGAGGATAACGGGAACAAGGGTGCGAAGCAATGCAAGATCCATGACAAAATCCTCCTTTTCTCAAACGACTATGCCATTGCCACAAAGTTCTTTTCTTACTTCTTGCGGTGAATCAGTTCCTCTCGGCCCGGTCCGTTCGAGACCATCGTAATCGGCACGCCGATCTGCTTCTCGATGAACTCGACATAGTTCCGGCAGTTCTCCGGGAGTTCCTCATAGCGCGTGATGCCGCGAATATCCTGCTTCCAGCCCGGCAGCACCGTAAGCACCGGCTTGCAGCGCTTTAAGAGCGGGGTCACCGGGAAGTAGTCTATGACCTTTCCATCCAGCTCGTAACCCGTGCAGACCGGAATCTCGTCGAGATAGCCGAGTGCATCCAAAACCGTGAGCGCAACCTCGGTGCTGCCCTGAACGCGGCAGCCGTAGCGGGTTGCGACCGCATCAAACCAGCCGACGCGGCGCGGTCTTCCGGTGGTCGCACCGTACTCGCCCTTATCGCCGCCGCGCTTTCTGAGCTCCTCTGCCTCGGTCTCGTCGAGAATCTCGGAGACAAACTCACCTGCGCCGACCGAACTCGAGTAAGCCTTGGTGACCGTCACAATGTCCTTTAACTCATAGGGCGGGAAGCCTGCTCCGACCGCCGCAAAAGCAGCCGTCGTATGAGAACTCGTGACCATGGGGTAAATGCCCTGATCCGGGTCCTTGAGCGAGCCGAGCTGGCCCTCGACGAGGACGGTTTTGCCCGCGTGCAGTGCCTCGGTGAGGAAAGCGCCCGTATCCGCGAGATAGGGAGCAATCGCCTCGCGGTACTCCGCCAAGGTCTGCATAATCTCATCCGCCTTCAGCGGCTCTTGATGATAGAGATGCACAAAGAGCGCATTCTTAATGGTGCAGATGTTCTCTACCTTCTCGCGAAGCGCCGCCTCATCGAAGAGTTCTGCCGCCTGAATGCCGATTTTCGCGTACTTATCCGAGTAAAAGGGCGCGATACCGGACTTCGTGGAACCGAAGGCCTTGCCCGCGAGTCTCGCCTCCTCGTAGCTGTCCTGCAGAATGTGATAGGGCATCAATAGCTGCACGCGGTCGGAGACCAGAACCTTCGGGGCCGGCACGCCCTGTTCCTCGATGCTCGCGAGTTCCTTCACAAACGAGGGGATGTGGAAGGCAACACCGTTGCCGATGACGTTGGTGGTGCGCTCCGAGAATACACCGGAGGGCAGAAGGTGAAGCGCAAATCTGCCGTAGTGGTTGATAATCGTGTGTCCCGCATTTGCACCGCCCTGGTAGCGGACCACAATGTCCGCATCCTGTGCGAGCACGTCCGTAATCTTACCCTTACCTTCGTCGCCCCAGTTGGCGCCGACAATTGCTTTGACTGACATAATCTTCTCCTCTCTCCGAAAGCCTTAGACCTGAATCTCTGCCTTTTCGCCGAGCTCGCCCTGATTTTCCGCGAGCAAGGGCTTGACCACCTCGCGGAGATAGTCCGTGACCTGCTCCGCACTTCTGCCGGTATAGCGCTCCGGCTGCATGGTCTTCTCGAGGTCCTCCAGATTCAGGCGGAAGGAAGGATCGGCCGCAATCAGCGCGAGGAGGTCGTTGTCCTTGCCCTCTGCCTTGACGTGCTGACCCGCAATCATCGAGAGTTCGCGTATCTTCTCGTGCAGTTCCTGGCGATCGCCGCCCGCCTTGACCGCATCCATCATGATGTTCTCGGTCGCCATGAACGGAAGCTCTGCCATGAGGCGCTTCTCAATGACCTTCGGGTAGACCACGAGGCCATCCACGACGTTCATATACAGGCGAAGAATGCCGTCGACCGCGAGGAAGCCCTCCGGAATCGAGAGACGCTTGTTCGCGGAGTCGTCGAGCGTACGCTCGAACCACTGGGTGCTCGCGACGAGCATCGGGTTCATCACATCGCTCATCACATAGTTTGCGAGGCTCGCCATGCGCTCGCAGCGCATGGGGTTACGCTTGTAGGCCATAGCCGAGGAGCCGATCTGGCTCTTCTCAAAGGGCTCCTCAACCTCCTTTAGGTGCTGCAGGAGACGGATGTCATTCGAGAACTTGTGCGCGCTCTGCGCAATCCCCGCGAGTACATTCAGAACGCGGGTGTCAATCTTCCGCGAGTAGGTCTGTCCGGATACCGGGACACAGGCCGCAAAGCCCATCTTCTCCGCAATCATCGGATCGATCTTTTTAATCTTCTCTTCGTCGCCCTCAAAGAGCTCCTTGAACGAAGCCTGCGTGCCCGTGGTGCCCTTGCAGCCGAGCAATTTCATGTTCGCGAGCACATGGTCCAGATCCTCGAGATCCAGAAGGAGCTCGTTCATCCAGAGCGTGGCGCGCTTTCCGACCGTGGTCGGCTGTGCCGGCTGGAAGTGGGTAAAGGCGAGGGTCGGAAGGTTCTTATACTTCTCCGCGAAGTTTGCGAGCTCCGCAACGACATTCAGGAGT encodes the following:
- a CDS encoding TetR/AcrR family transcriptional regulator; this encodes MEEKKQKAGQIRKKEILDAARKVFLSKGFADTVMEDIITETSLSRGGVYYHYKNKVEILHDLMREGMAYRIEKINEFLSSYSGELDGNAVAQMIVDKMLGESELMSVYAIYLQSMKNNEELRALFPILVEESLKASYSGVKEAREDVYKYFRNDFLIFLMNTIVLGCEILDGARDSFVRNREFFLNTVKLFIDGYDKGKIK
- a CDS encoding flotillin family protein: MDLALLRTLVPVILAVFFLGIILSGYVKAPPDKAFIISGYRKTPKILIGRAGVKIPLLERLDVLYLGQMTVDIKTEQSVPTTDFINVNVDAVAKVRIAPDSKGIEKASRNFLNKKPEQIAMDLQDSLQGNMREIIGTLTLKDINTNRDSFSDQVMMKAAADMEKLGIEILSCNIQNVTDEKGLINDLGADNTSKIKKDAAIAKAQADRDVAIAQAEANKAANDARVQADTEIAQKNNELAIRQSELKVISDTKKAEADAAYEIQKQAQEKNIQIATVNAAIAKAERDSELKKQEVAVMQQALDAEINKKADAEKYRVEQAAAAELAKRQREAEARKYEQEREAEARKAVAEAAKYAAEQEASGIRAKYEAEASGIALRGKAEAEARRAVGLAEAEAMEKKAEAYQKYNNAAMAEMLIKVLPDIASEIAKPLAQIDKITIIGGSGSNENGVSQLASNVPVVMGKLFESMKETTGIDLGEIMRAGTYDAKVNRNLNVTGLEHANVCAGEARVTPTETAPSQQAAAAEATQQTVAQAEDTNPPDKHHDRKAH
- a CDS encoding adenylosuccinate synthase, whose translation is MSVKAIVGANWGDEGKGKITDVLAQDADIVVRYQGGANAGHTIINHYGRFALHLLPSGVFSERTTNVIGNGVAFHIPSFVKELASIEEQGVPAPKVLVSDRVQLLMPYHILQDSYEEARLAGKAFGSTKSGIAPFYSDKYAKIGIQAAELFDEAALREKVENICTIKNALFVHLYHQEPLKADEIMQTLAEYREAIAPYLADTGAFLTEALHAGKTVLVEGQLGSLKDPDQGIYPMVTSSHTTAAFAAVGAGFPPYELKDIVTVTKAYSSSVGAGEFVSEILDETEAEELRKRGGDKGEYGATTGRPRRVGWFDAVATRYGCRVQGSTEVALTVLDALGYLDEIPVCTGYELDGKVIDYFPVTPLLKRCKPVLTVLPGWKQDIRGITRYEELPENCRNYVEFIEKQIGVPITMVSNGPGREELIHRKK
- the purB gene encoding adenylosuccinate lyase; its protein translation is MQKEYNKYLSPLSERYASAEMQYLFSPEKKFRTWRKLWIALAETERELGLPITEEQIAELKAHAEDINYEVAEAREREVRHDVMSHVYAYGTQCPSAKGIIHLGATSCYVGDNTDIILMTEGLRIVRRELLNVVAELANFAEKYKNLPTLAFTHFQPAQPTTVGKRATLWMNELLLDLEDLDHVLANMKLLGCKGTTGTQASFKELFEGDEEKIKKIDPMIAEKMGFAACVPVSGQTYSRKIDTRVLNVLAGIAQSAHKFSNDIRLLQHLKEVEEPFEKSQIGSSAMAYKRNPMRCERMASLANYVMSDVMNPMLVASTQWFERTLDDSANKRLSIPEGFLAVDGILRLYMNVVDGLVVYPKVIEKRLMAELPFMATENIMMDAVKAGGDRQELHEKIRELSMIAGQHVKAEGKDNDLLALIAADPSFRLNLEDLEKTMQPERYTGRSAEQVTDYLREVVKPLLAENQGELGEKAEIQV